The following proteins come from a genomic window of Mycolicibacterium rufum:
- a CDS encoding APC family permease — protein sequence MATESAAVTSAAPAGLKKGAIGMVAVIFMAVANAAPITAMTGNVPIAVGFGNGLGAPAGFLFATIALTLFALGYVAMARHITTTGAFYGFISHGLGQVWGMASGFLATFAYVVFEGSLIGGCAYFANDAVNTIVGVNIPWLVFAIAAIVVIGVLCHFHISLTAAILGVTLVSEVLILLALAFTVIAKGGGPDGFMLDQTVLLNNAFESLPAGAFGTAAAAGSMAVGLFFAFWSWVGFETTAVYGEESRNPKKIIPRATLIAVIGLGLFYTFISAMVLAGNGAKTSVEASISSSPLDLFFNLVDANLGGFLLDVYKILLVIGSFACALAFHNAASRYLFALGREIPAAKVKSTLGAAHPRHGSPYIASAVQSVITMVIVLLFFAFTAVQVPDANGLPVDTPTLVPYTNVYGLLALIGTAAILLVQAICSIAVIWFFWVRKTHRGNVITTLICPLIGAVAMGYVVWLLWDNRAFAAGYAANSLVFKSAPYLIAAVFLVGIAYALWLRFSRPDTYAEIGRTVMEDSHERS from the coding sequence ATGGCCACTGAATCCGCAGCAGTCACCTCCGCTGCGCCCGCCGGACTGAAGAAGGGCGCCATCGGCATGGTGGCCGTGATCTTCATGGCGGTCGCCAACGCCGCACCGATCACCGCGATGACCGGCAACGTGCCCATCGCCGTCGGTTTCGGCAACGGACTGGGCGCCCCGGCCGGATTCCTGTTCGCGACGATCGCGCTGACGCTGTTCGCGCTCGGATACGTCGCGATGGCCAGGCACATCACCACCACAGGTGCGTTCTACGGCTTCATCTCCCACGGCCTCGGGCAGGTGTGGGGTATGGCCAGCGGCTTCTTGGCCACCTTCGCCTACGTGGTGTTCGAGGGGTCCCTGATCGGCGGCTGCGCCTACTTCGCCAACGATGCGGTGAACACCATTGTCGGAGTGAACATCCCGTGGCTGGTGTTCGCGATCGCCGCCATCGTCGTCATCGGCGTGCTGTGCCACTTCCACATCAGCCTGACCGCCGCGATCCTCGGGGTCACGCTCGTCTCCGAGGTGTTGATCCTGCTGGCGCTGGCGTTCACGGTGATCGCCAAGGGCGGCGGCCCCGACGGCTTCATGCTCGACCAGACGGTGTTGTTGAACAACGCCTTCGAGAGCCTGCCCGCCGGGGCGTTCGGAACCGCGGCGGCTGCCGGATCGATGGCGGTCGGCCTGTTCTTCGCGTTCTGGTCCTGGGTCGGGTTCGAGACCACCGCCGTCTATGGCGAGGAGTCCCGCAACCCGAAGAAGATCATTCCCCGCGCGACGCTGATCGCCGTCATCGGACTCGGCCTGTTCTACACGTTCATCTCCGCGATGGTGCTCGCCGGCAACGGTGCCAAGACCTCGGTGGAGGCGTCCATCAGTTCCTCGCCGCTGGATCTGTTCTTCAATCTGGTCGACGCCAACCTCGGCGGGTTCCTGCTCGACGTCTACAAGATCCTGCTGGTGATCGGCTCCTTCGCGTGCGCGTTGGCATTCCACAACGCGGCCTCGCGCTACCTGTTCGCCCTCGGCCGGGAGATCCCTGCCGCCAAGGTCAAGTCGACGCTGGGCGCGGCGCATCCCCGGCACGGGTCGCCCTACATCGCCTCGGCGGTGCAGAGCGTCATCACGATGGTGATCGTGCTGTTGTTCTTCGCCTTCACGGCCGTGCAGGTGCCCGACGCCAACGGCCTGCCCGTCGACACCCCGACCCTGGTGCCCTACACCAACGTCTACGGGCTGCTGGCGCTGATCGGCACCGCGGCGATCCTGCTCGTCCAGGCCATCTGCTCCATCGCGGTGATCTGGTTCTTCTGGGTACGCAAGACACACCGCGGCAACGTGATCACCACGCTGATCTGCCCCCTGATCGGCGCCGTGGCGATGGGCTACGTCGTCTGGCTGCTGTGGGACAACCGGGCGTTCGCGGCGGGATACGCGGCCAACTCCCTGGTGTTTAAGAGCGCCCCGTACCTCATCGCGGCCGTGTTCCTGGTCGGCATCGCGTACGCGCTGTGGCTGCGCTTCTCCCGGCCCGACACCTACGCCGAGATCGGCCGCACGGTCATGGAGGACAGTCACGAGCGCAGCTGA
- a CDS encoding FAD binding domain-containing protein produces the protein MLTFAYHRATGIEDAISAAARGARYYAGGTNMLDLMKTGVETPSALVDIGDLDLGAVRATAAGGVLIGAGVSNSAAANHPLIRTAYPVLSQAILSGATTQIRNMATVGGNLMQRTRCPYFMDPAFAACNKRSPGSGCGALAGFHREHAIFGASPSCVAVHPSDMAVALAALDAVVHVAGPAGPRSIRISEFFTLPGEHPERDTSVAPGELITGIELPPSPYGARSWYLKVRDRHSYAFALVSVAVGLDIRDGIVASAAVALGGVAATPWRTGAAEAELTGRTADAERFRSAARVAVSGAQPLSQNGFKVLLARNSVERALTRAAARGQLRS, from the coding sequence CGGGCGGCACCAACATGCTCGATCTGATGAAAACCGGCGTGGAGACGCCGTCGGCGCTCGTCGACATCGGAGACCTCGACCTCGGGGCGGTGCGCGCGACAGCAGCCGGGGGTGTGCTGATCGGCGCGGGCGTGTCCAACAGCGCGGCCGCCAACCATCCGCTGATCCGTACGGCGTATCCTGTTCTGTCGCAAGCAATTCTGTCGGGGGCGACCACGCAGATCCGCAACATGGCCACCGTGGGCGGGAACCTGATGCAACGCACCCGGTGTCCGTACTTCATGGACCCGGCTTTCGCGGCGTGCAACAAGAGGTCTCCCGGTTCCGGGTGCGGGGCGCTGGCCGGATTCCATCGTGAGCACGCGATCTTCGGCGCCTCGCCGTCCTGCGTCGCCGTGCACCCGTCCGATATGGCGGTCGCTCTGGCCGCGCTCGACGCGGTGGTGCACGTCGCCGGTCCGGCCGGGCCACGGTCGATCCGGATCAGCGAGTTCTTCACGCTGCCCGGAGAACACCCCGAGCGGGACACCAGCGTCGCGCCGGGCGAGCTCATCACCGGCATCGAGCTACCGCCGTCTCCCTACGGCGCCCGCAGCTGGTACCTCAAGGTCCGCGACCGGCACAGCTACGCCTTCGCGCTGGTCTCGGTGGCCGTCGGTCTGGACATCCGCGACGGCATCGTGGCATCGGCGGCCGTGGCGCTCGGCGGCGTGGCGGCCACCCCGTGGCGGACCGGGGCGGCGGAGGCGGAACTCACCGGCAGGACGGCCGACGCCGAAAGGTTCCGGTCGGCCGCCCGCGTCGCCGTGTCGGGGGCACAGCCGTTGAGCCAGAACGGTTTCAAGGTCCTGCTGGCGCGCAACAGCGTGGAGCGTGCACTGACCCGCGCGGCCGCGCGCGGTCAGCTGCGCTCGTGA